One segment of Gilliamella sp. ESL0441 DNA contains the following:
- the tsaD gene encoding tRNA (adenosine(37)-N6)-threonylcarbamoyltransferase complex transferase subunit TsaD, with protein MKILGIETSCDETGVAIYDDHHGLLANQLYSQIKLHADYGGVVPELASRDHIRKTVPLIQAALKEANLTSRDIDGVAYTAGPGLIGALMVGASIGRSLAYAWNVPAIAVNHMEGHLLAPMLEDNPPEFPFVALLVSGGHTQLFSVTGVGEYQLLGESIDDAAGEAFDKTAKLLGIDYPGGAKLSKLAEQGISSRFHFPRPMTDRPGFDFSFSGLKTATANAIHQHSKESIIDEQTKADIARAFEDALVDTLVIKSRRALDHTGFKRLVIAGGVSANKTLRSKLTQLMQQRKGKVYYPRLAFCTDNGAMIAYAGMIHLKQKLNSELAIEVNPRWALNISNS; from the coding sequence ATGAAGATCCTTGGTATTGAAACATCTTGCGATGAAACAGGTGTAGCAATTTATGATGATCATCATGGATTACTGGCTAATCAACTTTATTCACAAATCAAATTACATGCTGATTATGGTGGTGTCGTACCAGAACTTGCATCACGAGATCACATTCGTAAAACAGTACCACTGATTCAAGCGGCCTTAAAAGAAGCTAATTTAACTTCGCGCGATATTGATGGCGTGGCTTATACGGCGGGGCCTGGATTAATCGGCGCGTTAATGGTAGGCGCATCAATAGGGCGTTCACTTGCCTATGCATGGAATGTACCTGCTATTGCTGTGAATCATATGGAAGGACATTTACTTGCCCCTATGCTTGAAGACAATCCGCCTGAGTTTCCTTTTGTGGCTTTATTAGTATCCGGAGGGCACACTCAACTTTTTAGTGTGACTGGAGTAGGGGAATATCAGTTACTTGGTGAATCCATTGATGACGCCGCAGGCGAGGCATTTGATAAAACAGCTAAACTGTTAGGAATTGATTATCCTGGTGGAGCAAAACTTTCAAAATTAGCTGAGCAAGGCATATCTTCTCGATTCCATTTTCCTCGACCGATGACAGATAGACCCGGTTTTGATTTTAGTTTTTCTGGTCTTAAAACAGCCACAGCTAATGCCATTCATCAGCACAGTAAAGAGAGTATTATAGATGAACAAACTAAAGCCGATATTGCACGTGCTTTTGAAGATGCCTTAGTTGATACCTTAGTCATCAAATCAAGACGAGCACTCGACCACACAGGCTTCAAACGTTTAGTGATTGCTGGCGGTGTAAGTGCAAATAAAACTTTGCGGAGTAAATTAACACAGTTAATGCAACAAAGAAAAGGAAAAGTGTATTATCCTAGACTAGCGTTTTGTACTGATAATGGTGCAATGATTGCTTATGCGGGTATGATTCATTTAAAACAGAAACTAAACAGCGAATTGGCAATTGAAGTCAATCCTAGATGGGCTTTAAATATATCCAACAGTTAA
- the ycaO gene encoding 30S ribosomal protein S12 methylthiotransferase accessory factor YcaO, translating to MKTYITGKDAALEDSIHYFHQQLAKYQLDVKEASWLNPVANVWSVHIQNMQCPLCFANGKGASKKAALASALGEYFERLSTNYFFSDFYLGKQAATASFVHYPTEKWFLVPDDNTLPEGILSEKLLQFYDPNNELSATDLIDLQSSNRERGICALPFISQSDQKIVYVPVNLIANLYASNGMSAGNTRNEARVQALSEIFERYVKNKIIAEAVSLPTIPEEVIHRYPSVLASIESLENEGFPLYCFDASLGGKYPVICVVLFNPKNGTCYASFGAHPNFGVALERTVTELLQGRSLKDLDVFSPPSFDNDEIADLSNLETHFIDSSGLISWDLFKEKADYEFVDWDFSGTTEQEFNNLMAIFHEQNTEVLIMDYEHLGVYACRILAVGMSEIYPPEDLLIANNNMAIHLRDLIMSLPVKKYSAEQYLAIIEQLDEEGLDDFARIRELLGIATGKDNAWFTLRVGELKAMLALAAQDLEQAKLWIDWTIEMNESILSPERNHNYRCLQTLVNFILQRDVNKFNDYQMAFNKMYGQTSVEKMWQYAIGEKTFYGLNDFSTTTQSSNENLDQFTMHQKLLSVYQKLHQTM from the coding sequence ATGAAAACATATATAACAGGCAAAGATGCCGCCCTTGAAGATTCAATCCACTATTTTCATCAACAATTAGCTAAATATCAATTAGATGTTAAAGAGGCTTCATGGCTTAATCCAGTAGCTAATGTCTGGTCAGTCCATATACAAAATATGCAGTGTCCTTTATGCTTTGCTAATGGTAAAGGAGCGAGCAAAAAAGCAGCATTAGCATCGGCTTTAGGCGAATATTTTGAACGGTTATCAACCAATTATTTCTTTTCTGATTTTTATTTAGGGAAACAAGCAGCAACGGCTAGCTTTGTTCACTATCCAACGGAAAAATGGTTTTTAGTGCCTGACGATAATACCTTGCCAGAAGGGATATTATCTGAAAAACTTTTACAATTTTATGATCCAAATAATGAATTAAGTGCAACCGATCTTATTGATTTACAATCAAGTAATCGTGAACGAGGGATTTGCGCTTTACCATTTATCTCTCAATCCGATCAAAAGATTGTTTATGTACCAGTTAACTTAATTGCTAATTTATATGCTTCAAATGGTATGTCAGCCGGTAATACACGTAATGAAGCTAGAGTACAAGCTTTATCTGAAATTTTTGAACGTTACGTTAAAAATAAAATTATTGCTGAAGCAGTGAGTTTACCGACGATTCCAGAAGAAGTGATTCATCGCTATCCAAGCGTGTTAGCATCAATAGAATCACTCGAAAATGAAGGATTTCCACTATATTGCTTTGATGCGTCTCTCGGCGGAAAATATCCTGTGATTTGTGTCGTCTTGTTTAATCCTAAAAATGGTACCTGTTATGCCTCCTTTGGTGCTCATCCTAATTTTGGTGTTGCACTTGAAAGAACAGTGACGGAACTATTACAAGGTAGAAGTTTAAAAGATCTTGATGTTTTCTCACCACCAAGTTTTGATAATGATGAAATTGCGGATTTAAGTAACTTAGAAACTCATTTTATTGATTCAAGTGGTTTAATATCATGGGATTTGTTTAAAGAAAAAGCCGATTATGAATTTGTGGATTGGGATTTTTCGGGGACAACGGAACAAGAATTTAATAATCTTATGGCTATTTTTCATGAACAAAATACGGAAGTATTAATTATGGACTATGAGCACTTAGGTGTATATGCTTGTCGCATATTGGCTGTCGGAATGTCAGAAATATATCCGCCTGAAGATCTTTTAATTGCGAATAACAACATGGCGATTCATCTTCGTGATCTTATTATGTCACTACCGGTAAAAAAATATTCTGCTGAACAATATCTTGCCATTATTGAACAATTAGATGAAGAAGGGTTAGATGATTTTGCACGAATTCGTGAACTACTTGGGATTGCTACGGGTAAAGATAATGCTTGGTTTACGTTACGAGTTGGTGAACTAAAAGCAATGCTTGCACTAGCCGCTCAGGATTTAGAACAAGCTAAATTGTGGATTGACTGGACTATCGAAATGAATGAATCCATTTTGTCACCAGAAAGAAATCATAATTATCGTTGCTTACAAACTTTGGTTAATTTTATTCTTCAACGCGATGTGAATAAGTTTAATGATTATCAAATGGCATTTAACAAAATGTATGGTCAAACTAGTGTTGAGAAAATGTGGCAATATGCAATTGGTGAGAAAACGTTTTATGGTCTAAATGATTTTTCAACTACAACTCAATCATCTAATGAGAATCTTGATCAGTTTACCATGCATCAAAAATTACTTTCAGTGTATCAAAAATTACATCAAACCATGTGA
- the ptrA gene encoding pitrilysin: MKKMKVKVVFLTALSLIISNSSSAIENKLVHPVLLEKVQQSERDNRQYEVIELPNKMRVLLVSDSKAVKSLASIALPVGALQDPTAHQGLAHYTEHMVLMGSKKYPEPASFSLFLNRHAGQYNASTVRYRTSFYFEIENSAFETALDYLADAIAEPILDPKYADKERNAVNAEMTMGRSEDGLRFGQVDSETINQNHPSSHFFIGNLETLADKPNSKLQDALVKFHADYYSANIMVGVLYSNQSINKLAKLAEKTFGLIPNKNITVPQIDEKAITKESVDKQISMIPAQPKKTLYLQFPMENNLANFANKSDEFISYLITNSSKNTLSDQLKKQGLIEGISASFDPIRYGNSGIFSINVSLTDQGLAEKDKVIGAIFNYLQLIQKDGVSDIYYEELKKVLALKFRYQNIERDMSYVEWLSDQMLAYPVENILNSDYIATHFDKAAVLARLKSLTPDNVRLWVISPDQTTNKIAYSLNVPYQIDNITQEQKINWKNFAKTYSFSLPTTNPYIPDDFTIVKQDTNPLQTNEFNKRGNHFHFASQYFNDEPKAAIIVSLRNNQAFSDAKSQVSFELLDYIVSRELDQLVFQASEAGIELSSSKDNGLMIVASGFNQHMPDIITAILDKYRNTNVDELSLNLAKSWYLQELDQADHAKSYNLAYKPISALSTYPHYFERDVKRQIIKEINIDDILTYRKSLLTNSVPYMLSLGNISAENSLNLYHSIKKMLSDKAEFTPFKNIEINAPLKAIITQHATSTDNALIMSYIPINYDRVTGGMLSYTLSKIISPWFFEQLRTKEQLGYAVFAVPVNIGQSLGLSFILQSNQYDPDYLLKRYQHFYPTMLNNLEALSNKDIDEYKKAILDELTMPPQTLNEELEYYVSDFLFSRFTFDSRSKKIEKIKKINKKDLIDFYKHSITEQTGLVLASQVLGKSSDNTKQPKAINNNDYTSFENASALQKLLLEELNK; encoded by the coding sequence ATGAAAAAAATGAAAGTCAAAGTTGTTTTTTTAACTGCATTATCATTAATTATTTCCAATTCATCTTCTGCCATCGAAAATAAACTTGTTCATCCTGTATTATTAGAAAAAGTGCAACAAAGTGAACGCGATAATCGACAATATGAAGTAATTGAATTGCCAAATAAAATGCGAGTATTACTCGTTTCTGATTCAAAAGCGGTTAAATCTTTAGCTTCAATAGCGCTACCAGTGGGCGCATTACAAGATCCAACAGCGCATCAAGGTCTCGCTCATTACACTGAACACATGGTTTTAATGGGATCAAAGAAATATCCTGAACCAGCTAGCTTTTCTTTATTTTTAAATCGACATGCAGGACAATATAATGCAAGTACGGTGAGGTATCGAACATCATTTTATTTTGAAATTGAAAATAGCGCTTTTGAAACAGCATTAGATTATTTAGCTGATGCGATTGCCGAACCGATATTAGACCCAAAATATGCCGACAAAGAACGCAATGCTGTTAATGCTGAGATGACAATGGGAAGATCTGAAGATGGTTTGCGTTTTGGACAAGTTGATTCAGAAACAATTAATCAAAATCATCCTTCATCACATTTTTTTATTGGAAATTTAGAGACTTTAGCAGATAAACCAAACAGTAAATTACAAGACGCTTTAGTAAAATTTCATGCCGATTATTATTCAGCCAACATTATGGTCGGTGTATTATATAGCAACCAAAGTATTAACAAATTAGCAAAATTAGCTGAAAAAACATTTGGTCTAATTCCTAATAAAAATATTACTGTCCCCCAAATTGATGAAAAAGCAATCACTAAGGAATCTGTTGATAAACAAATTTCAATGATACCAGCTCAGCCCAAAAAGACACTTTATTTGCAGTTTCCAATGGAAAATAATTTAGCTAATTTTGCTAATAAAAGTGATGAATTTATCAGTTATTTAATTACTAACAGTAGTAAAAATACGCTGTCTGATCAGTTAAAAAAACAAGGTTTGATTGAAGGTATCAGTGCGTCTTTCGACCCAATTCGCTATGGAAATAGTGGTATCTTTAGTATAAATGTCAGTTTAACCGATCAAGGACTTGCCGAAAAAGATAAAGTGATTGGGGCAATCTTTAATTATTTGCAATTAATTCAGAAAGATGGGGTTTCAGATATTTATTATGAGGAATTAAAGAAAGTATTAGCGCTAAAATTTAGATACCAAAATATAGAGCGTGACATGTCGTATGTTGAGTGGCTGTCAGATCAAATGTTAGCTTATCCGGTAGAAAACATTTTGAATTCTGATTATATTGCAACTCATTTTGATAAAGCGGCTGTTTTAGCTAGGTTGAAGAGTTTAACACCTGATAATGTTAGGTTATGGGTTATATCGCCAGATCAAACTACTAACAAAATAGCTTATTCGCTTAACGTACCTTATCAAATAGATAATATCACTCAAGAGCAGAAAATAAATTGGAAAAATTTTGCCAAAACTTATTCATTTTCTTTGCCAACTACAAATCCATATATACCTGATGATTTTACAATTGTTAAACAAGATACTAATCCATTGCAAACGAATGAATTTAATAAGCGGGGTAATCATTTTCATTTTGCAAGTCAATATTTCAACGATGAACCCAAAGCCGCTATTATAGTCTCTCTGCGTAATAATCAAGCTTTTAGTGATGCTAAATCTCAAGTGTCCTTTGAATTACTTGATTATATTGTTAGTCGGGAATTAGATCAGTTAGTATTTCAAGCAAGTGAAGCTGGTATAGAATTATCAAGTAGTAAGGATAATGGTTTGATGATAGTTGCTAGTGGATTTAACCAACATATGCCCGATATAATAACTGCTATACTAGACAAATATCGAAATACTAATGTTGATGAGCTAAGTCTCAATTTAGCTAAATCATGGTATCTACAAGAACTTGATCAAGCTGATCATGCCAAAAGTTACAATTTAGCCTACAAACCTATTTCAGCATTATCGACATATCCACATTATTTTGAGCGTGATGTGAAACGTCAAATTATTAAAGAGATTAACATAGATGATATTTTAACTTACCGGAAGAGTTTATTAACTAATTCAGTTCCTTATATGTTAAGCTTAGGCAATATTTCTGCTGAAAACTCGTTAAATCTTTATCATTCCATAAAAAAAATGCTATCTGATAAAGCAGAATTCACGCCATTTAAAAACATTGAAATCAATGCACCACTCAAAGCTATCATTACGCAACATGCTACAAGTACAGATAATGCATTGATAATGAGTTATATACCCATTAATTATGATCGAGTTACTGGCGGAATGCTAAGTTATACCCTTTCAAAAATTATTTCACCATGGTTTTTCGAGCAATTACGCACCAAAGAACAACTTGGTTATGCCGTATTTGCAGTACCTGTCAATATTGGTCAATCTTTAGGCTTGAGTTTTATTCTTCAAAGTAATCAATATGATCCTGATTATTTATTAAAGCGTTATCAACATTTTTATCCTACAATGCTAAATAATTTAGAGGCTTTATCCAATAAAGATATTGATGAATATAAAAAAGCAATACTTGATGAACTCACTATGCCTCCTCAAACATTGAATGAGGAACTGGAGTATTACGTAAGCGATTTCCTTTTTTCACGTTTTACATTTGATTCAAGAAGTAAAAAAATAGAAAAAATCAAAAAAATCAATAAGAAAGATTTGATTGATTTTTATAAACATTCGATAACTGAACAAACTGGCTTGGTGCTTGCTTCACAAGTATTGGGTAAATCATCGGATAATACTAAGCAGCCTAAGGCCATCAATAATAATGATTATACTTCATTTGAAAATGCTTCTGCTTTGCAAAAGTTATTATTAGAGGAATTAAATAAATAG
- the zapD gene encoding cell division protein ZapD: MNDIIFEHPLNEKMRTWLRLEFLLNQINKHCHFQEDDALLFFHALSELLEIIERSDIRSDLIKEIESQKQKLTVWLNVDGVDKELINGLLIKFDSYLTQFNATIRLGQALKDDRFITSIRQRLMIPGGCCSFDLPFFYLWLKLPVESRAQQVQKWLKHLSLLDESLSSCMQLIRQLGEFKKFICTNNFFQETNGEINLIRIRVSLDKKVYPQVSGHMSRYSVRFLPLETCENSTTDTIEFELACC, from the coding sequence ATGAATGATATTATTTTTGAACATCCTTTAAATGAAAAAATGCGTACTTGGTTACGGCTTGAATTTTTGTTGAATCAAATTAATAAACATTGTCATTTTCAAGAAGATGATGCGCTACTTTTTTTTCATGCGTTATCAGAACTTTTAGAAATCATTGAACGTAGTGATATAAGAAGTGATCTAATTAAGGAAATTGAATCTCAAAAGCAAAAACTAACTGTTTGGTTGAATGTTGATGGAGTAGATAAAGAATTGATCAATGGATTATTAATAAAATTTGATTCTTACCTTACCCAATTTAATGCTACAATTCGTTTAGGACAAGCTTTAAAAGACGATCGTTTCATTACATCAATACGACAACGTTTGATGATTCCAGGAGGTTGTTGCAGTTTTGACCTTCCATTTTTTTATCTTTGGCTAAAATTGCCAGTTGAGTCACGAGCACAGCAAGTACAAAAGTGGTTAAAACATTTATCATTACTTGATGAGTCTTTATCATCATGTATGCAACTAATTAGACAATTAGGTGAATTTAAGAAATTTATTTGTACCAATAACTTTTTTCAAGAAACTAATGGTGAAATTAATTTGATACGTATTCGTGTTTCTTTAGATAAAAAAGTTTATCCGCAAGTTTCTGGGCATATGTCGCGTTACAGCGTGCGTTTTTTACCTCTTGAAACTTGTGAAAATAGTACAACAGATACAATTGAATTTGAATTAGCATGTTGCTAA
- the lexA gene encoding transcriptional repressor LexA has protein sequence MRPLTERQQQIYDLIKQNIQTTGMPPTRAEIAKSLGFRSANAAEEHLKALAKKGAIEMIAGSSRGIRLLLENSETNETEGLPLIGQVAAGSPILAQEHIESFYQVDPHLFKPTADFLLRVHGMSMKDIGILDGDLLAVHKTQDVKNGQVVVARIDDEVTVKRLSRKGKYIHLIAENTEFSPIEVNLEQQNFAIEGIAVGIIRNGSWM, from the coding sequence ATGAGACCTTTAACAGAACGCCAGCAGCAAATATATGATTTAATCAAACAAAACATACAGACCACAGGAATGCCACCTACACGAGCAGAAATTGCTAAAAGCTTAGGTTTTCGTTCAGCTAACGCAGCTGAAGAGCATTTGAAAGCATTAGCCAAAAAAGGCGCTATAGAAATGATTGCTGGCTCATCCAGAGGGATTAGACTCTTGCTTGAAAACAGTGAAACTAATGAGACAGAAGGATTACCACTCATTGGTCAAGTCGCTGCCGGCTCACCGATTCTCGCTCAAGAACATATTGAAAGTTTTTATCAAGTTGATCCCCATTTATTTAAACCCACTGCGGATTTTTTATTACGTGTTCATGGAATGTCAATGAAAGATATAGGCATATTAGATGGTGACTTACTAGCAGTACATAAAACACAAGATGTTAAAAATGGGCAAGTTGTTGTTGCACGCATTGATGATGAAGTAACCGTTAAACGATTATCTCGTAAAGGTAAATACATTCATTTAATTGCCGAAAATACTGAATTTTCACCAATTGAAGTCAATCTTGAACAACAAAACTTTGCCATCGAAGGAATTGCTGTAGGGATTATTCGTAATGGATCATGGATGTAA
- the coaE gene encoding dephospho-CoA kinase (Dephospho-CoA kinase (CoaE) performs the final step in coenzyme A biosynthesis.), whose translation MPNVVALSGGVASGKSTIASLFANLGVPIIDADIIARQIVKVGTEPFIQIVKHFSQEILLPNGELDRSQLREIIFNNEHERLWLNNLLHPLIHQETQRQIARQKAEYIIWVVPLLVENNLHNFADRVLMIDIPESLQLERLVKRDHISESLAKKMILSQASSAKRLAYADDTIDNDGDLSSLKQQVGKLHQQYLNKFRK comes from the coding sequence ATGCCAAATGTTGTAGCGCTTAGTGGTGGAGTGGCTAGTGGTAAAAGTACCATTGCAAGTTTATTTGCAAATTTGGGTGTGCCAATCATTGATGCTGATATTATTGCTCGGCAAATAGTAAAAGTTGGAACAGAACCCTTTATTCAAATTGTTAAACATTTCAGCCAAGAGATTTTACTCCCAAATGGAGAACTGGATCGAAGTCAATTAAGAGAAATTATTTTTAACAATGAACATGAGCGTCTTTGGCTTAATAATTTATTACATCCCCTTATACATCAAGAAACACAACGTCAAATTGCCAGACAAAAAGCTGAGTACATCATTTGGGTTGTGCCATTGTTAGTTGAGAATAACTTACATAATTTTGCAGATCGGGTTTTAATGATTGATATTCCAGAATCATTACAATTAGAGCGACTTGTTAAAAGAGATCATATTTCAGAATCGCTAGCTAAAAAAATGATACTTTCGCAAGCAAGTTCAGCCAAACGATTGGCTTATGCTGATGATACGATTGATAATGATGGTGATTTAAGTTCATTAAAACAACAAGTTGGAAAATTACACCAACAATATTTAAATAAATTTAGAAAATAG
- a CDS encoding DUF4282 domain-containing protein, which translates to MKDFKPIDLLFFNRLIMPSVLTFLYWLMLACVTLGGLFNIFQGSILYGLFGIISGAVLTRICFELICVSFSINRNLEKLVQLQSDGNRKSTDSNI; encoded by the coding sequence ATGAAAGATTTTAAACCAATTGATTTACTGTTTTTTAACCGCTTAATTATGCCAAGTGTATTAACCTTTCTGTACTGGTTAATGTTAGCGTGCGTCACCCTGGGTGGTTTATTCAATATTTTTCAGGGTAGTATTCTTTATGGATTGTTCGGTATAATTAGCGGAGCTGTTCTTACCCGCATTTGCTTCGAATTAATCTGTGTCTCTTTTAGTATCAATAGAAATTTAGAAAAATTAGTTCAATTGCAATCAGATGGTAATCGTAAATCAACTGATTCAAATATCTAA
- the yacG gene encoding DNA gyrase inhibitor YacG, producing the protein MNNQTTTLVECPTCRKQVEWSDKSPYRPFCSKRCQLIDLGEWAAEEHRIADKEISEQDLWSEDDKLNFSGKNS; encoded by the coding sequence ATGAATAATCAAACAACAACCTTAGTTGAATGCCCAACTTGTCGAAAACAAGTTGAGTGGTCAGATAAAAGTCCTTATCGCCCATTTTGTAGCAAGCGTTGTCAGCTCATTGATTTGGGTGAATGGGCGGCAGAAGAGCATCGCATTGCTGATAAAGAGATAAGCGAACAAGATCTTTGGAGTGAAGATGACAAATTAAATTTTTCGGGTAAAAACTCATGA
- a CDS encoding YaiO family outer membrane beta-barrel protein: protein MYYKYVLMIGLFAYSSTSFPNLNNHDKAVKADKLLKESIEAKKTQNFELALTKLQEAHRLFPTNSDILVQLGFNYYARQELELAKQSFQNALTIAPNYVDAQYGLVSVILAQNSDTPYAAEQLLDQYLSQSPNNSELLKLKKTINEIKSNIHNWTLNISGTHSHLTKSYADWNEADIALSYKLSKNSTITGHLAQSHRFNMNDQRFGTTFWHTMNDRAYGYLSGFAASSKKFFARYTVASGIDYMLFKPTNEYLNSLHITLDLKFDHYDDGNIKSITPGIEQYFFNDRLSLAGKWYNTYDQDNNHTNGFLIKLSVIPTEKMHLFLGYSNSQETSDRSNRFNQSLIEAKAHFVGLSYDISNRFSVNFNYTTEGRKDTNRNRRLYNKNTLGCGIKWIY from the coding sequence ATGTATTATAAGTATGTCTTAATGATAGGTCTTTTCGCTTACAGTTCCACTTCTTTTCCTAACCTAAATAATCATGACAAAGCCGTTAAAGCAGATAAATTATTAAAAGAAAGTATTGAAGCAAAGAAAACTCAAAATTTTGAACTTGCTTTAACTAAGTTACAGGAAGCTCATCGGCTATTTCCTACTAACTCTGACATTTTAGTGCAACTTGGTTTTAATTATTATGCCAGACAAGAATTAGAACTAGCAAAACAATCATTTCAAAATGCTTTAACCATAGCTCCCAATTATGTTGATGCACAATATGGTCTAGTAAGTGTAATTCTGGCGCAAAATAGTGATACGCCATATGCGGCAGAGCAATTACTTGATCAATATTTAAGTCAATCACCAAATAACTCTGAATTATTAAAATTAAAAAAAACGATAAATGAAATTAAAAGTAATATTCATAATTGGACATTAAATATTTCTGGCACACACAGCCATTTAACAAAATCTTATGCAGATTGGAACGAGGCAGATATCGCATTATCTTACAAATTGTCAAAAAATAGTACTATTACAGGTCATTTAGCTCAATCCCATCGGTTTAATATGAATGACCAACGATTTGGCACAACATTTTGGCATACGATGAATGATAGAGCTTATGGCTACTTATCTGGCTTTGCAGCCTCCTCAAAAAAATTCTTTGCTCGCTATACGGTAGCAAGTGGTATTGATTATATGTTATTTAAACCGACAAATGAATATCTTAATTCTCTTCACATCACGCTAGATTTAAAGTTTGACCATTATGATGACGGAAATATTAAAAGTATTACACCAGGTATAGAACAGTATTTCTTTAATGATCGATTATCGCTTGCAGGTAAGTGGTACAATACTTATGACCAAGACAACAATCATACCAATGGTTTTTTAATTAAGTTATCAGTCATCCCGACTGAGAAAATGCACCTATTTCTCGGTTACTCTAATTCTCAAGAAACGTCTGACCGTTCAAATCGTTTTAATCAATCTTTAATCGAGGCGAAAGCGCATTTTGTGGGACTGTCCTATGACATTTCCAACCGATTTAGTGTGAATTTTAACTACACAACTGAAGGACGAAAAGACACAAATCGCAATCGCCGATTGTATAACAAAAACACTTTAGGATGTGGTATAAAATGGATATATTAA